One Ricinus communis isolate WT05 ecotype wild-type chromosome 7, ASM1957865v1, whole genome shotgun sequence genomic region harbors:
- the LOC125370712 gene encoding uncharacterized protein LOC125370712 — MMESQDSMTNPESSALVVRGNPSNNNSDHRPKKGRPWCDHCRRPGHTKDNCWKIHGKPADWRPSRFANDKEGRGNLASMDEQPPPEPTPFSKEQIEILQKMFSQSLPAPAPTVVGTGSLAQKGLGLREDDWQC; from the exons ATGATGGAATCTCAAGATTCTATGACAAATCCTGAGAGTTCAGCACTTGTGGTGAGAGGGAATCCATCCAACAACAACAGCGATCACAGACCAAAGAAAGGGCGACCATGGTGTGATCATTGTCGACGTCCTGGTCACACCAAGGACAACTGCTGGAAGATTCATGGCAAACCAGCAGATTGGAGGCCTTCCCGGTTTGCCAATGACAAAGAAGGACGAGGCAACCTTGCTTCCATGGATGAACAACCTCCACCCGAACCAACTCCCTTCAGCAAGGAACAGATAGAGATCTTGCAGAAAATGTTCAGCCAATCCTTGCCTGCACCAGCTCCCACTGTAGTTGGTACCGGATCCCTGGCACAAAAAG GTCTTGGACTCAGGGAAGACGATTGGCAGTGCTAA
- the LOC8274840 gene encoding probable protein S-acyltransferase 1 yields the protein MAIAILIFSLYSIFSSVFFSPPPMVARGFKEADGGGKLRFMRWLELKWANMEDWAFEAQDKVTALQFFKIQLLKVFSLIEEIEKKIKTMEPTNSQGSEVDFPMEAIALSTPPKTKAPAKQESEDGGGNKSEGENKTAKRLGNILVTVKGKFAAIIKLVEDKWLKQCGFSAYSDTTRAYQIWPGNNVFLFHGRLVCGPDPRGLLLTTVSIVITSWIFAVYNDDDLRLHSTLIVTLSLILTTSVLVNLFLVSSTDPGIIARNYQTPLEEIGTSEGSRRKKVTINGVELKLKYCGICKIFRPPRSCHCAICNNCVEKFDHHCPWIGQCVALRNYRFYMTFVISALNFFIYIFVFSFWRIQRRMSRIGSGLIGMLMNCPETLALVLFSFAAIWFLGGLAIFHVYLIAINQTAYENFRQFYVGCRNPFDKGILSNIKEALFSALPPSGVDFREVVPSGHPNAARELV from the exons ATGGCGATCGCGATTCTAATCTTTTCTTTGTACTCCattttttcttctgttttcttCTCTCCGCCGCCAATGGTGGCGCGAGGGTTTAAGGAGGCGGACGGAGGGGGAAAATTGAGGTTTATGCGGTGGCTTGAGTTGAAATGGGCCAATATGGAGGATTGGGCTTTCGAGGCCCAAGACAAGGTAACCGCTCTTcagtttttcaaaattcagTTACTCAAAGTCTTTAGTTTGATtgaagaaatagaaaagaagataaaaacaaTGGAACCTACTAATTCCCAAGGGAGTGAAGTTGATTTTCCAATGGAAGCAATTGCACTTTCAACTCCACCGAAGACGAAAGCGCCGGCCAAGCAAGAATCCGAGGACGGCGGAGGAAATAAATCCGAAGGAGAAAACAAGACTGCAAAAAGATTGGGAAATATTTTGGTTACAGTAAAGGGGAAATTTGCAGCAATTATAAAACTTGTTGAGGATAAATGGCTAAAACAATGCGGCTTCTCTGCTTATTCTGACACAACAAGGGCTTACCAGATTTGGCCAGGGAACAAT GTGTTTCTCTTCCATGGGCGGCTAGTGTGTGGGCCGGATCCTAGAGGATTACTGTTGACAACTGTTTCAATAGTAATCACAAGTTGGATCTTTGCTGTgtataatgatgatgatttaCGACTCCATTCTACTCTTATTGTCACACTCTCTTTGATTCTCACAACAAGT GTACTTGTCAACTTGTTTCTAGTGAGTTCAACTGATCCAGGGATTATTGCCAGAAACTATCAAACACCTTTGGAGGAAATCGGTACGAGCGAAGGTAgcagaagaaagaaagtaacaATCAATGGTGTGGAATTAAAACTCAAATACTGCGGAATTTGCAAGATTTTTAGGCCTCCAAGGAGTTGCCATTGTGCCATCTGCAACAACTGTGTAGAGAAATTCGACCACCATTGCCCATGGATTGGACAATGTGTTGCACTg CGAAACTATCGATTCTACATGACATTTGTGATCTCTGCTTTGAATTTCTTTATCTATATATTCGTATTCTCTTTCTGGAGAATCCAACGAAGAATGTCTAGGATTGGCTCTGGATTGATTGGGATGCTTATGAACTGTCCTGAAACACTGGCACTAGTTTTGTTCAGTTTCGCTGCTATTTGGTTCCTGGGCGGCCTTGCTATCTTCCATGTCTACTTAATTGCCATTAATCAG ACTGCATATGAGAATTTCAGACAATTCTATGTGGGGTGTCGAAATCCATTTGATAAGGGAATTTTAAGTAATATTAAGGAGGCTTTATTTTCAGCATTGCCTCCTTCTGGAGTTGATTTTCGTGAAGTAGTACCAAGTGGACATCCAAATGCCGCAAGAGAACTGGTGTAA